One genomic segment of Rhinopithecus roxellana isolate Shanxi Qingling chromosome 6, ASM756505v1, whole genome shotgun sequence includes these proteins:
- the LOC104666017 gene encoding hyaluronidase-4-like — protein MCNPWVAWLGVLPLFILLTQAALKPAMPPVIQSQPFSIFWAAPTMYCMPFFNVNINLQVFNIISNPLETQSGSKIAIIYPNELGYYPYFSQDGKSFNGGIPQNVNLSEHLRKAADDIGEAVPWWRSEGLVVIDWESWKPQWDRNRVSRIIYKNHSLAFTRNHHPYWSEMKVETVAREEFENAGKNVMNITLTLALEMRPKCLWGFYLYPDCYNYDYRINPETYTGNCPNDEILRNDQLLWLWEKSAALYPSIYLDKILKSSLNALKFVHYRVREAMRIAEMARHDYVLPVFIFSRPFYLRSTEALSQEDLVHTIGESAALGAAGVILWGGYEYSASKENCLSMQQSIQGPLGHYAVNVTSAAKLCSQSLCNNHGRCIRKTPESSFYLHMPESSGKKYVLNKSFRFIISEHNKQKTITDMKNGFVCHCYYGWHGPSCQDHSSDLLREMNKAPTVNFNLLVFLSMTFPVILLKNFLALTTMPAFP, from the exons ATGTGTAACCCATGGGTGGCGTGGTTAGGAGTGCTGCCACTCTTTATCCTGTTAACTCAGGCAGCCCTCAAACCAGCAATGCCTCCGGTGATACAGAGCCAGCCTTTCAGCATTTTCTGGGCAGCCCCGACAATGTACTGTATGCCTTTCTTCAACGTGAATATAAATCTTCAAGTATTTAACATTATATCAAATCCTTTAGAGACTCAGAGTGGGTCAAAAATTGCCATAATTTATCCAAATGAATTAGGGTATTACCCTTACTTCTCTCAAGATGGAAAATCCTTTAATGGAGGAATACCGCAGAACGTGAACCTTTCTGAACATCTTAGGAAAGCTGCTGATGACATTGGAGAAGCTGTCCCTTGGTGGAGATCAGAAGGACTTGTTGTTATTGACTGGGAAAGTTGGAAACCCCAATGGGATAGAAATCGGGTCAGcagaataatatataaaaaccaCTCTTTAGCCTTCACTAGAAACCATCATCCTTATTGGTCggaaatgaaagtggaaacagTTGCCCGAGAGGAATTTGAAAATGCTGGAAAAAATGTCATGAACATTACTCTCACATTGGCTTTAGAAATGAGACCAAAATGTTTATGGGGCTTTTATCTCTACCCAGACTGCTACAATTATGATTACAGAATAAATCCAGAGACGTACACAGGTAATTGTCCGAATGATGAAATTCTCCGCAATGACCAACTCTTGTGGCTGTGGGAAAAAAGCGCCGCGCTTTATCCTTCAATATATTTGGATAAAATACTGAAGTCAAGCTTAAATGCTTTGAAATTTGTTCACTATCGGGTGAGAGAAGCCATGAGGATTGCTGAAATGGCTAGACATGACTATGTTttgccagtttttattttttccagaccATTTTATTTGCGTAGTACTGAAGCTCTGTCACAG GAGGACTTAGTACATACAATTGGCGAAAGTGCTGCATTGGGGGCAGCGGGAGTAATATTGTGGGGAGGATATGAATATTCTGCTTCAAAG GAGAACTGCTTATCTATGCAACAATCTATCCAAGGGCCTTTGGGCCATTATGCTGTGAATGTGACCTCTGCAGCCAAGCTCTGTAGTCAGAGTCTATGTAACAATCATGGAAGATGTATTCGAAAAACACCTGAGTCCTCCTTCTATCTGCATATGCCTGAAAGCAGTGGTAAGAAATATGTTCTAAACAAGAGTTTCAGATTCATCATTTCTGAACACAATAAACAGAAGACAATAACAGACATGAAGAATGGATTTGTGTGTCACTGCTATTACGGCTGGCATGGACCATCTTGTCAGGATCACTCTTCAGATCTCCTAAGAGAGATGAATAAGGCTCCTACTGTTAACTTCAATTTGTTAGTTTTTCTCAGTATGACTTTTCCTGTGATTCTGCTAAAAAATTTTTTAGCCCTTACTACAATGCCAGCTTTTCCTTGA